A region of the Pungitius pungitius chromosome 8, fPunPun2.1, whole genome shotgun sequence genome:
ACCGGGCGCCCTAAGAGAAAAACAGCTCAAGAAATGTTCACTCACCGTTTTAGCACCGAGCAGGTAAGCGATGATGTGACGGCTGGAGTGGTCGGGCTCCATCACCCCTCTCTCCGCAAAGTGATTCTTCCATAAATCCACCGCCTGGAGCGCTGTGATCCGGCCTGTGGGTATGGCTGGAGTGCTGCATGTTCGCACCACACGGGAGCCCCAGAGTCCCTAAAAGGTCAAAGGGAGCTCCTAAATAGCCACAAATAGCAATCCTGCATTCCAACTGTGGTTAAACACGATTTGGGAATGCCTATTAAATTATGTGGCATTATTAGATATATCTCAACAATCTAATTCAATACGGTACAAGACTGCATGATTCTCAGAAGTGTTTATATGTGTCTCTCTTGTGATAAAAAGCTTTGtataattaaaaacataataaCTGTCACCATTCAGGCCAGTTTCTGCAACCATTACCTAACCTTCcagttatttcccttttttccattACCCCAGATAGAGGAATTGGTCATTATTCATGCCCATGTTAGCATATGAAAGATATTATACATTAGTGACGTAGTTgcattaataatattaacaatGTTGCAGTTTACACATACATAATTGACCTTTAAGCTTTCCAAATTTCGTATGAGGTTATATGAGGTAATAAGTATATTACTATACCTTTCCATTCCCACTCAtgtctatgtatgtatgtatgtatgtatgtatgtatgtatgtatgtatgtatgtatgtatgtatgtatgtatgtatgtatgtatgtatgtatgtatgtatgtatctaaAGGCTCgctggaaacaacaacaacattttctttgacATTGAGTAACTTTACCTTTATTCCAACAATCCTGCACTCAAAGCTTCGGTAGCCTGCACACAAAGATATCCTCCACATGATTATATATAAACGAAGACACGCTTTTTACACCATTATTCTTTGATTCTGCATCTCTTTGGTATTCTCCCGTCCTAAATGTACACGTTATTGTAAATGTGAACCACCTGGACCCTCCTATGTGAACATTAAGCTAACTTTTCTGCAGTTTGATGTAATTTCCTACACATGGCGTAGCGAACCGCTTTAGCTGTTGACATTAAACAAGTCTGCGCATACGGCGCAGCACTGACCCTGGTGAGTACTGTTGCCTTTAAGGACTATCGAATATAGGAAATTTTATTTAGCACGTAGATGCCTAAAATCGAAAAAAAGTAGTGAGAGTCGCTGAAACTTGATCCATTTAGATTTTGAACGTTCAGATTATATAAGGTATATAAATCGATGTCTGCAACTGGTAGTAAATGTGGAAACCTCAaactgaaatatatataatacaatcTTAAATATACTGTCTCAATATTGTAGTAACACTAGAGAAATCTAACGTCTctgaaaaatatattgtttaagtctttttttttgtttgttaacatAATGGAGACGTCCCCCACTGCCCACGCAGTATCTTCGACTTCCGTTATCTGCGTTAGTAAATAACGAGGAGCACGTGAACACATCCGTATTGTTGTTCTTCAAACTGCAGTGCATCAACGTGTCGATTTTTTTGGAGAGTTGTTTGATAGTTGTCTATGAGGTTGACAGCATTTGCGTCAGGACACAGTGTTAACGCAGTAGTCCGGACGTTGGCCAGACGTCACAACTGCTAAACGGGCTTCACAGGAGGCCGCTCGCTTGTTTTTCAACGTTGCACCGGgaagctagcagctagcttcaGCTGCTAAAGAGCAGGCACGCATGTCGTATACTGGAGGCTCTCTCCTGAAACTGAGACTGGTTAAAGTTGTATCAATTGATCATTTATTTGGAGATAGGTTGCCCTGACAACTAGGTATTTGATGGGCATGGCCTCTCGAATagagtgtttgtttttcagtgagTTTCACCCTACCCTGGGTCCAAAGATAACGTATCAGGTAAGTTATATGTGCAAGTACAATAATCGTAACCAGGGAAAAGACCACAACTGTATTATTGATTACCATAGCAACTACCATCCAATACACCAATTGCCCCTGGATGGAAAAGATGTAATAATCACATCATTTGATATCAGAACAGTACATAGTCCTCTAAAGTGTTTGTATCTTATGGGATGTATTAACGTTATATCTTACAGTTCCCTCTGTGTTCTCTCATGACAGGTTCCAGAGGAATACATTTCACGAGAGCTGTTTGACACCGTTCAGGTCTATATCATCACCAAGCCGGAACTGCAAAACAAATTGATAACCGTGTATGTGTTGTACTTCCTTCTTCTAGCCACAATCATCTATTTCTCCCTGTAATCAGCATTTTTGCGTTTGTTCCTTTTGTCATCTTTCAACAATTCCATTTGCtcttttgtatgttttttttttttatttttattttttagaactGCCATGGGGAAGAAGTTAATTGGGTGTCCGGTGTGCATCGAGCATAAAAAGTACAGTAGAAACGCCCTCCTCTTCAACCTTGGCCTTGTTTGTGACGCCCAAACCAACACCTGTGCCCTTGAGCCAATTGTCAAGAAGTTGTCCGGGTACCTCACCACTCTGGAGGTTCTGAATGATGCATTTTCATAACTTTTGACTTTATTGCTGTGATGTGGTAATAAGGCATCTCGGGGGACGATCCAAAATCTCTTTTCCTTGTTGCGTTGCAGCTGGAGAGCGGCTTTATATCCAATGAGGAGAGCAAGCAGAAACTTTTACCCATTATGTCGACCTTGTTAGAAGAACTTAATGCCACAGGAGCGTGCACCTTACCCATAGGTAGGTTTGGTATTTCACCATGTGTATTCCAGCTGCATCTCTTTAACGTACAAGCAGAGGATGGAGCTAATAGCCAAATTGTGTGGACGTGCGTATCGGGAACACTTTTGTGGCGCACTGTAAAAACCTCTATTGGGATTGCTCACTGATTCATTTTTTGAGATAAGTATTGGGAACTTAAACTCGTAGTTCAGCAATGTTTTaatctctcttcctgtttttatttattattattattttttcagatgAGTCCAACACTATCCACTTAAAGCTGATCCAGCTGCGTAAGGACCCCCCAATCGTCCAGGAGTACGATGTGCCCGTCTTCACCCAGTGCAAAGACTATTTCATCAAATCTCAGTGGGATCTCACCACTCAACAGGTAGGCCTTGTCATGcatggaaggagaaggagccaTGTATTGGTATAGAAATGTGCAATTCCTGGTAAATGTAGTGTATAAAGTGTTAATCAACTCGTTCATGTTATATAAAAAGTACAAGCCAATAATGTTCCACTTTCTGTTTACTGCAGATTCTGCCCTACATTGACGGATTCCGACACATCCAGAAAATCGCTGCTGAAGCGGACGCGGAGATGAATCTGGTTCGCATTGCGGTGCAGAATCTTTTGTGAGTATGTTTCAGCAAAAAAAGGGCAACACACACGTCAGTGCTTCAAAACTCCATTGTTTTCTATGAATACTGAACACTGAGCCCCGGGGCTTTATCCATACAAACACGTCATAACAAACCACTAACCCGTCCAGTGTTAATTACAGCCAGCAGCCATTTTATCATTACAGCTACTCTCTTAActatttggtgtgtgtgttgcacttcAGTGTTGTAAGACTTATATTTCCAGATAATACAAAAAGAGAGATGCTGAAACCCTCCTTTTCCTCACAGGTATTATGGGGCTGTGACCATGGTATCGATATTTCAGGTACTTTTTTTGATATTATCTGATTTAATTTTATTATATGTTCCACGTCAATCTCTAAACATTCaatatttttatatacacattttctttcttttaatatttccattttattttcttaacacCAGACTCAAATCTGGTAATTGCCATGTACCTTTTTTACCTCTTTCCAGTACTCTAATGTGTATTGCACCACCCCCAAAGTCCAAAGCCTCATAGATGATAAGTCCATTCAGGAGGAGTGCCTCAACTACGTCACTAAGCAAGGTGAATCCAGGCCACGATTGTTTTGCCCCGGcgatgtatttttctttttttttctcttgtggcGTTCATGGTTTTGATCGTCTTTCAGGTCAGAAGCGTGCCAGTCTGAGAGATGTGTTCCAGCTGTACTGTGGTCTGAGTCCAGGAACCACCGTCCGAGACCTCTGTTCTCGCTACTCGCTGCAGCTTCAAAGGGTTGACGAGAGGTCGGCATCAATCACCTTATCAATTCCTGATGCCTAATGACTCCTGGAAAAAGTCAGGTCAGAGTGACTTTTATgcacatgtcatgtcatgtgttGCTGTTCAGGAGGCTGATCCAATTTGGACTGATGAAGTCCCTTATTCGACGGCTGCAGAAATATCCAGTAAAGGTCATCCGTGACGAGAGGAGCAGGCTGCCTCGACTCTACACCGGTTGTCATAGTTATGATGAGATCTGCTGCAAAACAGGCAGGTCACCGTTTGCTgtatatgaataataaataaaatagcgGTTCCACACCGGTCTTCttacagtgtcacacttttaCAGGTATAAGTTACCAGGAGCTGGATGAACGTTTGGAAAACGATCCCAACATCGTGGTGTGCTGGAAGTGACCTCCATTTGGAAATTCTTAAAGATAAAGAAATGCTTCAATGTGATGGGAATAGTTTTCTTTAAATACTGATGGAAGTAAAGAAGTATTTGTTAAATTCATATTAAGATCAAGTGATGactgttatatttattcatattgtaCAAAAGAGCCTTTGTGATTAATAAAAGATGATtcaacaatgtgacattttttcttaAAATCCCAATCTGTAGGAATAGGGAATTTGAAGCTTTATGTGATTTTGTAACCATTAAAAATTGAGCCTCCGATTGATATAGAAGTAGAGGAAGACGGACCTAGGTCATGTGTGTTTCTCTACCTCGGTAATATGACAGGAGATGATGTGTTGAGAGAAGGCAGGTATCTGTTGAAAATCAGCAGCTAGCAAAAGGCCGTTACAAAGAGATGGCACAGGACGGAGCCACCAGCACTAGAGGCATGGATGAAGATAGTTACTGAACTAAACGATATGGAACTGTTAACACACAAAATTAGAACCAAAGAGGAACAATGTCGTGACAAATGGAAGATGTTCAACACACTAACGCCAGTAAAGGTTTCTTCCCTGTGGGTATGGGTATGTAGGTAgacatatatttatgtgtgtgtatcctgaaaatgtgaaaataaagtgaTAAAAAAGTAGAGTAGAGAAATAAGATCTCAAGTTTAAAATAACTTACAATAAACTACCATGAGAAACAACATCCATTCAATTTttgtactctttttttttgggctaTTTAAATATCTTCTGTTCAGCAACCTCTAATGTTCATTACCAACTGCTTAAGAAAGGTTGATAAAACACTGGCTTTAAGATGCCCTTAACTTAAAGTTAATTTTGCAAGTGGCATTTGGTAGCGATAGTGTTTTTACGGTGTTGCACTGCGGCTCTGGTAACGCTTCCTCCTTTGGGGATGCACCGCCCCCCTCCGGCGGAAAGGAGGAACTGACTGTCAGCCCGGGTGCGCGTGTGTATGCGGTCACCATGACAACCGCAGGAAGCGCTCACTGCTGGCTTACTCGCTTCAAGCCAACTTGATTGAAAAGACAGCTCGTTCGATTATTTTGTTCGACTTGTGGGTCCGAGTGGTTTCCTACAACGAAATGGACTCTTCTGTGATTCTGCCCGTTGAAGCAGAGGGGTTTGTTCAAAGTCTGGAAACTTTCCCTCTCAAGGAAGTCGGCTCTGAGAGGTAAGAGGAGCTAGCTAAATGAACGTTAATTCACGCGTAAGCTAGCTATGCTAACACGTATCTCTAATCTAGGCACTGCAGTAATTAGCTTAAACAGGTAAACAAGTGTACATGGCCAAGTATGTTTTGCATTCATTGAATcttcaatttaatttattaaagatGATGGAAAACAGTAAACATTACGTTGAGACAAGTAAAATCTTAGAGAACAAGTATATTATTAAAGTGAATACAATTTAATATTAAATTGTTGTTTAATAATAGGAGTGAAAGACATTGTCAGAGACAACACATGTacgtttaaataaaaacattggtgACATTTTGTGCCTGTACTTCAGACGtgttcagaatcagaatcagctttGATGACCATTTATGTGTCTACTTTTTTGTCTAAATGGCATAGAAATGGAAAAATGCTTCTCCGTGTTGTATTTACTCCGTGGTATGAGCACAGGTGGCCGCAGAGTTCTGTGCGGTTTATAAAAATACAGCTGATCATCAAGTCCAACTTTACTTTGACAAAAAtcacttttctctttgtctgttGACAGGTGGTTCAGACAACACATGCACATTGAGAAACTTAACATGCAGGCCATACTCAATGCTTCTGCCACGCACGATGAGTTTGTCAAGGACCTCCTGGTGTTGTATGGAAAGGTGATTGCAGCCTTTTGTGGTGTTAAAATCTCTGTGGAATTTGAGATCGGCAAAAAATCCAAGAAGAATTCAATTAAAAGATGTTTTCTGGTTGCTTCTTTTGCTAAAAATAACACTGAACCCTTCACAGATACCAATTCTGGTCCATGAAATGATCCTTGTTGAAGTTTGGAAGCACAAAGTATTCCCCATTTTGTGTCAGCTGGAGGACTTCAATCCCAAGAACACGTTTCCTCTCTACATGGTGGTGAGTGTCAAACGGGGTGTCAAATGATGATCGGCTTGCAGCGCT
Encoded here:
- the nprl2 gene encoding GATOR complex protein NPRL2 translates to MGMASRIECLFFSEFHPTLGPKITYQVPEEYISRELFDTVQVYIITKPELQNKLITVTAMGKKLIGCPVCIEHKKYSRNALLFNLGLVCDAQTNTCALEPIVKKLSGYLTTLELESGFISNEESKQKLLPIMSTLLEELNATGACTLPIDESNTIHLKLIQLRKDPPIVQEYDVPVFTQCKDYFIKSQWDLTTQQILPYIDGFRHIQKIAAEADAEMNLVRIAVQNLLYYGAVTMVSIFQYSNVYCTTPKVQSLIDDKSIQEECLNYVTKQGQKRASLRDVFQLYCGLSPGTTVRDLCSRYSLQLQRVDERRLIQFGLMKSLIRRLQKYPVKVIRDERSRLPRLYTGCHSYDEICCKTGISYQELDERLENDPNIVVCWK